The following proteins are co-located in the Anopheles merus strain MAF unplaced genomic scaffold, AmerM5.1 LNR4000175, whole genome shotgun sequence genome:
- the LOC121601771 gene encoding uncharacterized protein LOC121601771, whose product MREIVVFTRIVHRLGLDLSRRSTARRRRSAIAFDSPKTIFELGFCGKQIERVRRRWSRSPRTASIWLPTDCRSLPYYTPDVVETNTLYFLLPPIQTAFLPTMADPNREIAYVRYAAPRTYRHR is encoded by the exons ATGAGGGAGATAGTAGTGTTCACACGAATCGTCCACCGGCTCG GGTTAGACTTGAGCCGCCGTTCCACCGCTAGGAGACGACGATCAGCGATTGCTTTCGATTCTCCTAAAACGATATTCGAATTAGGATTTTGTGGTAAAC AGATAGAGCGGGTTCGTCGAAGATGGTCTCGCTCTCCCAGAACCGCGTCAATATGGCTTCCAACGGACTGTCGCTCGTTGCCATATTACACACCCGATGTTGTTGAGACGAATACGTTGTATTTCCTGCTACCGCCCATCCAAACTGCGTTTCTACCAACCATGGCAGACCCGAACCGAGAGATTGCTTACGTCCGGTATGCAGCTCCCAGAACGTATCGCCACCGATGA